The following nucleotide sequence is from Thermodesulfovibrionia bacterium.
GATGTCTTTAACAAAGAACCTTACAGCGGAGGTTTAAGGGAGCTGCCCAATGTTGTTCTCACCCCGCATATAGGTTCCTATGCCAGAGAGGCAAGGATAGAGATGGAAAGGCAGGCCGCTGACAATCTGATAAAAGGTTTTAAAAAAGCAGGTCTGTTATGAAAGGCAGGGCAGTGGTTTTCGGAGGGTCAGGTTTTCTGGGAAGCCATGTTGCCGATGAACTGGCTAAGAGGGATTATGAGGTAGTTATTTATGACCTCCGTAACTATGCCCGCCTGAAGAATAATCAGTCCATGGTCATCGGTGATATAACTGATGAAGCAAAGGTGAGAGATACTGTCAGGGACGCGGACATTATTTACAATTTTTCGGCTATTGCGGATATAGAAGAAGCAGCCGTAAATCCGGTGGAAACAGTAAAGGTGAATATCCTGGGCAACACGATCATATTGAACGCTGCCAGAGAGTTTAATGTTAAAAGGTTTGTCTTCGCCAGCTCTTTGTATGTTTACGGGAGATCAGGCTCTTTTTACAGGGCGAGCAAGTATGCGTCGGAATTGCTGATCGAGAGTTTTCATGAGGCATATGATCTCAATTACACTATTCTCCGGTATGGTTCACTATACGGCAAATATGTCGATGAGCGGAACTGGATCTATAAGATATTGAAAGATGCACTGACGGAAAAAAAGATCGTCAGGTACGGAGACGGCGAGGAGATAAGGGAATACATTCATGTTGAAGATGCGGCCCGTTACAGCGTGGACATACTGTCAGATGAATATGCCAATGAATGCGTCGTTCTCACCGGGCATCATCCGATCAAGATAAAAGAGCTGCTTAAGATGATCAAGGAAATAATGAACAATGAGATCGAGATAGAGTACCTGCCGTCCCCGAAGAATTTCCATTACGAAATTACGCCTTATTCCTTTACTCCCAAAATGGCAAGAAAGCTTACCTCTAACTATTATATTGACCTCGGCCAGGGGATACTGGATTGCCTGAATTATATTCACAAGAAGATGGAAAAGGCGTGAACTCACAACCTGCCTGAGCGCTCTGCATGATAAAGACGATACTTTTTGATTTTGACGGCGTTATAGTTGAATCCGTTGATATAAAGACCTCTGCCTTTGAAGCATTGTTCAGGAACGAGAGCAAAGATAATGTGGCTGCCATACTCGATTTTCACAGGAAGCACGGCGGTATATCCAGAACGAACAAGATCCTTCATTTTTACAGCAATATTTTATGTGAAGAACTTTCCGGCGATAAACTGAAGGAGTTGGAGGACAGATTTTCACGATACGTAAAAGAGAAAGTGATCCAGTCGCCATTTGTGGAAGGCGCCCTGGAATTCATAATGGAGAACTACGGTAAGTACGGTCTTTATATAATCTCCGGCACGCCTCAGGCAGAGCTTGAGGATATAGTATCAGCAAGAGATCTGGGACGCTATTTTAAGGGCGTATACGGTTCACCGCGCGGCAAGGCCGAGATCATCAACGCCCTGCTCTCTGAAAAAAAGTTTCAAAAAGATAACACGGTTTTCATAGGTGATTCCGCAGATGACCTCGATGGCGCAATAAGGTCCGGCGTAAGATTTATAGCGCGTATCAATCCTTCCCGTGAAGACACGGTATTTTCCTTGATAGAGTTCCCTGTAATTTACAACCTCCGTGAGTTAAGCCCTGCACTTTCCAGATTCAATAATGACTGATCGTTGTCCTGCGCGATCTTTTATGTGTTTTTCATAACCTGAAATTAATTAATGAAGATCGTCATAGCTACAAGACTTACCAGCGGGATCTGTAAAAAAGCAGGGTCATTCAGCCTGATCTCGTTCAGAAAACTATCCGTAAAAGAAACCGCGCTGGCAAGGGCATCCGGCATCCGGAGATTCTATCTTCCTTCTCTCAGCCCTTCTGACGGGAAAGAGTTTGAGCAGGCATTTGACAACTTCTGGGATGATGTTGCCGCAGGGTTTCCTCATGACCATCTCTTCTGGCGCAATACCGTATCGTCAAAAATGCAGGCATGGGGCAATTCTATCGGATATTTATGTCTCGTCCTGTTTACCCTGACCCGCCTGCCTGAGAAAGAAAATTTAAAGCTCATTATCGTCTGCAACAGCCTGGAGATGAAAAAAATATGCCTGCTGTGGGCGGGCAATAATGGCTGGCAATTGATAGCAGGGAAGATCAAATGTGAATTATACGGCAGATTTGTGCAGAAGATGACCGATATTATGTGGTTCTTTATCCGGTTCATCTCTTACACACGAAAGAAAATATTGTCAGCGGGTTCAGCGCCTGGTACTGCTGAGAGAAAAGCAGTTCTGATCCCGTCATTGTTTTATCCTGATTCCGTCAGGGATGGCCTGTACAATGACCCCTTTTTTGGAAGGCTGCATGAATATATAAGGTCCAAGGGTCATCACTGCGTATATTTATGCGTGCCGCTTAACAGGGCCACGCGGTCAACGCTTAAAAAAGTTTCGCAATGCCGGGATGCAACAGTTATCACCACGTATTCGCTTGTGGGCTGGAAGGATCTGATCTCGATATTCCTGTCATTATATTTCAGAAAGCCTGAAATTCCCGAAAGAATCTTCATGAATTGCGGCCTCAGCGGATATATCCGGTGGTATTCCGGCAGTTTCAGGCAGACGTTCAGCATAGATGCCGCAATATATTTCGAGGCGGTCAGAAGATTATCCAAGGCGCAGCAATTCAGCAGGCTGATCATAAGTTACGAAGGCAATGTCTATGAAAGGGCCTGCATTCAGGCATTCAGGTCAATGAACTCCGGAAAAGTTATCGGCTACTCTCATGCAGTGATCTACCCGCTCAATTTAAAGATACGGCTTACTGAGATCGAAGCCTCCAGAAAACCGGTTCCTGACAAATATATATGCACCGGCCCGTATGCAAAGGAACTCTTATTAAAGGAGGGTAAAGGGTATAAAGCTTCCGAATTAAGTGACGGATGTGTGCTTAAGGATGTGCCTGAGATCAGGAAAGACAATAATGAGATCTCAGACAAGCGCAAGATCCTTGTTGCTCTGGATGGAGTGGAGACGGCTATAGTTATGCTGGAATGGTGCCTTGAACATTTGGGAGCATTAAGGGATTTCACATTCAAGGTCCGCTTTCATCCGAACATATCCAGGGAATCCATATTAGGCCAGTGTATAAATCCATTCCCTGACAATGTCGGGATATCTGATATCGACCTCAAGGAGGATATAGAAGAAAGTTTATGTGTCCTCTACAGGCACTCTTCAGTCGGTATGCAGGCTATATTGAATGGCGTCCCTGCCATTCATCTGGCTATTGACTCACCCTTATGCGGCGACCCTCTTGAAGGGCTCACCTCTTATAAATGGCGCGTCAATGCCCTGCCAGAGCTCGCGGCCGCGCTGGAAGAGATAATATCATTAAGCCGTGAGCAAAGAGAGACGTTACTGAACACAGCAAGTATTTTTGTAAAAAAATATTATACTAACCCGACAGAAGAATCTTTATATGAGTTTATCTCTTGAATCCAATTGCTTTAATATTTATTAAATGAAGACCGGCAATCCGCCAAGACTCTGCCTTATAGTGCCGACCAAGGACCGCCCTTTTGAACTGGAGCGTCTCTTCAGGAGCATTCAGTCCCAGAACATTCTTCCGGCTCAGATAATCATCGTGGATGGAGGAGAGCCCGGGATCAAATGGCTGGCTGATAAATATTCAGATCTCAAGATCGACTATTTACAGGTATTGCCTCCGGGTCTGACACGCCAGCGGAATGCCGGCTTGAAGAGAGTTGGAGATGATATCGATCTGATCGCCTTTCTTGATGATGATATAGTGCTTGAGCCGGGCTGCCTTGAGAACATGCTTGATTTCTGGACAGGCGCAAATGACGATACAGGCGGTGCCGGCTTTAATATAATTGACCATCCGCCGACAGGCAAGCCGCGATGGCTGGAGTTCCTCTTCTCGCTTTATTTGAAGAATAAACCCGCCGGTGCATTATTGAAGACCGGGCGCAACATGCCTTATTGTCCTGCCTCAGCCACAACAGAGACACAATGGCTGTGCGGCGGGGCCACTGTCTGGAGGAAAGAGATATTCAGCGAGTTTGATTATGATGAATGGTTTGCGGGTTACGGCATTGTTGAAGATGTTGATTTCAGCTACCGTGTAAGCAGAAAGTATAAATTATTTGTCGCGGCTGACTCGCAGGTCAGGCATATTGAAACATCTAAGAAAAATCATTACCTTCAGGCATATGTTGTGACAATGAACCATCTCTATCTTTCAAAGAAGCACGCTGAATTCTCATATCCGCTCTGTCTGGCCTATTTTATGACAAACGGGGCCAGATGTTTGTTAAGCGGTATCCTGTTTCTGAATAAGTTCAATATAAAGAAGGGGATGGGGATCATTAATGCTTCTTTAAGGGCTAGCATCCTGGGGATATCACGTGTGCAGAGACAGGTAAAGGATAAAAAGTAATGGAGGAGTTATTTAATGCCTGAATCCGGACTGAGCGTAGAGATAGTCATCCCAAGCTATAACAGGCTGAACATCCTTAAGGATACTATATACAAGATCAGACAGTTATACCCGGCTGTCGGGATCTGCCTTGGACTGCAGGGAGATATGCCGGATGATGAGCTTCAGGCGCAATTTGAGAGCGATCCGAATCTGCGCATTGAGAAGCTGCCTGAGCCTGGGACTACAAGAGCTTTAAACCGGTGTATCTTCAGTTCTGCTGCGGACATTGCATTGAGCCTGGATGATGACGCGTATCCGGTTCATGGATGGATCGAAGCGCATGTAAGCGCTTTCATGAAAGATCCGGAACTTGTCTACACATCCGGCCGGGTCATAGAATTGACAAAAAGAAGGCCGATGATCTCAGACCTTGCACGCATCATGGCTGAATCTGTTTTCGGATTATTTATGGGAAAGGACAAAAAAATAGACGGCCGCATAGTAGGCTGGGTCAACCGGTTCGGTTTACTTTTTGGGAACTTTGACAAACCCGGCACCTGCAGGATAAATTCTCCGCGCGAAGGCAACATGGGCATCAGGCGTGAGATATTTCAAAAAACAGGCGGATTCGATAATGCCTTCAGGGGGAATGCGGCCTTCTTTGGAGCGGATTTCGGATTGAGAATGGCAAAAGAGGGAATATACGGGCTCTACATCGGCGATGCAATAATAATTCATCATGAATTCCCGAGCGGCGGCAGCCGTGAGGCAGGCAAGGCGCAATGGCTCAGGGATTACATCTTTAATCATAAACTCTTTATAAAACACCTCGGGTCGCAGGCATGGATAGGTTCAATCCCACGGTTATTGAAACGTCTCTTTTAACATGTATAGATAATGAATATAATAAACAAGCCGCCTTGTTTATATTTTCTTATCCGGATATATTAACCTCATGATAGATAGAAATTTAAACTATGGACGCCATATCATCAGGCATTTTTTAGAACAGTCAGCGCCTTTCCAGATCGTATTG
It contains:
- a CDS encoding NAD(P)-dependent oxidoreductase; its protein translation is MKGRAVVFGGSGFLGSHVADELAKRDYEVVIYDLRNYARLKNNQSMVIGDITDEAKVRDTVRDADIIYNFSAIADIEEAAVNPVETVKVNILGNTIILNAAREFNVKRFVFASSLYVYGRSGSFYRASKYASELLIESFHEAYDLNYTILRYGSLYGKYVDERNWIYKILKDALTEKKIVRYGDGEEIREYIHVEDAARYSVDILSDEYANECVVLTGHHPIKIKELLKMIKEIMNNEIEIEYLPSPKNFHYEITPYSFTPKMARKLTSNYYIDLGQGILDCLNYIHKKMEKA
- a CDS encoding HAD hydrolase-like protein, which translates into the protein MIKTILFDFDGVIVESVDIKTSAFEALFRNESKDNVAAILDFHRKHGGISRTNKILHFYSNILCEELSGDKLKELEDRFSRYVKEKVIQSPFVEGALEFIMENYGKYGLYIISGTPQAELEDIVSARDLGRYFKGVYGSPRGKAEIINALLSEKKFQKDNTVFIGDSADDLDGAIRSGVRFIARINPSREDTVFSLIEFPVIYNLRELSPALSRFNND
- a CDS encoding glycosyltransferase → MKTGNPPRLCLIVPTKDRPFELERLFRSIQSQNILPAQIIIVDGGEPGIKWLADKYSDLKIDYLQVLPPGLTRQRNAGLKRVGDDIDLIAFLDDDIVLEPGCLENMLDFWTGANDDTGGAGFNIIDHPPTGKPRWLEFLFSLYLKNKPAGALLKTGRNMPYCPASATTETQWLCGGATVWRKEIFSEFDYDEWFAGYGIVEDVDFSYRVSRKYKLFVAADSQVRHIETSKKNHYLQAYVVTMNHLYLSKKHAEFSYPLCLAYFMTNGARCLLSGILFLNKFNIKKGMGIINASLRASILGISRVQRQVKDKK
- a CDS encoding glycosyltransferase, with the translated sequence MPESGLSVEIVIPSYNRLNILKDTIYKIRQLYPAVGICLGLQGDMPDDELQAQFESDPNLRIEKLPEPGTTRALNRCIFSSAADIALSLDDDAYPVHGWIEAHVSAFMKDPELVYTSGRVIELTKRRPMISDLARIMAESVFGLFMGKDKKIDGRIVGWVNRFGLLFGNFDKPGTCRINSPREGNMGIRREIFQKTGGFDNAFRGNAAFFGADFGLRMAKEGIYGLYIGDAIIIHHEFPSGGSREAGKAQWLRDYIFNHKLFIKHLGSQAWIGSIPRLLKRLF